From Lujinxingia litoralis, one genomic window encodes:
- the gluQRS gene encoding tRNA glutamyl-Q(34) synthetase GluQRS, translating to MTLPDLDVLFARAEALRRQGPAGRYAPSPTGDLHAGNLRTALLAWLQARQAGARFILRIEDLDRPRVRPGSTEKLLADLRWLGLDWDEGPEQGGPSGPYLQSERLSLYQAALQRLQDRRRVYPCYCSRRDIAQAASAPHGPTGIIYPGTCRALSPAERAARQARRPERLPAWRLVVEERTIHFDDRVCGPQHQHLGREVGDFVLRRADDIFAYQLAVVLDDALMGITDVVRGDDLLDSTARQIALFEIFEQPAPRFWHVPLMRDATGERMSKRDGSDALDLLKDQGMDAPAVIGYLAESLGWVEPGQRLSAPELLQDLGTDAIANLGPAPERS from the coding sequence ATGACCCTTCCCGATCTCGACGTCCTCTTTGCCCGGGCCGAAGCCCTGCGCCGCCAGGGCCCCGCCGGGCGCTACGCGCCCAGCCCCACCGGCGATCTGCACGCCGGCAACCTCCGCACCGCGCTCCTGGCCTGGCTGCAAGCCCGCCAGGCCGGTGCCCGCTTTATCCTGCGCATCGAAGATCTCGACCGGCCCCGGGTGCGCCCGGGAAGCACCGAAAAACTCCTGGCCGACCTGCGCTGGCTCGGCCTCGACTGGGACGAAGGCCCCGAGCAGGGCGGCCCCTCCGGCCCCTACCTCCAGTCGGAGCGCCTGAGCCTCTACCAGGCCGCGCTCCAACGCCTCCAGGACCGCCGTCGCGTCTACCCCTGTTACTGCTCTCGCCGCGACATCGCCCAGGCGGCCAGCGCCCCGCATGGCCCCACGGGCATCATCTACCCGGGGACCTGCCGCGCCCTATCCCCCGCAGAGCGCGCCGCCCGCCAGGCCCGCCGCCCCGAGCGCCTGCCGGCCTGGCGCCTGGTGGTCGAGGAGCGCACGATCCACTTCGACGATCGCGTCTGCGGCCCCCAACACCAGCACCTGGGCCGTGAGGTGGGAGATTTCGTGCTGCGCCGCGCCGACGACATCTTCGCCTACCAGCTGGCCGTGGTCCTGGACGACGCCCTGATGGGCATCACCGACGTGGTCCGCGGCGACGATCTGCTGGACTCCACCGCTCGCCAGATCGCGCTCTTTGAGATCTTTGAACAACCCGCCCCCCGCTTCTGGCACGTGCCCCTGATGCGCGACGCCACTGGCGAGCGCATGTCCAAGCGTGACGGCTCCGACGCCCTCGATCTCCTCAAGGACCAGGGCATGGACGCGCCGGCGGTCATCGGCTACCTGGCCGAAAGCCTGGGCTGGGTCGAGCCCGGCCAGCGCCTCTCGGCCCCCGAACTCCTCCAGGACCTGGGCACCGACGCCATCGCCAACCTGGGCCCCGCTCCCGAGCGCTCCTGA
- a CDS encoding NAD-dependent succinate-semialdehyde dehydrogenase, with the protein MRAINPATEELIAEYPHHTNDEIIARLHRAHEAFERWRLTPIVERARHFRLLADELRSGVSHLSRRMTDEMGKPIAQARAEVEKCAWACDYFAEQAGALLETRHIDTEATDSYVTYAPLGPVLAIMPWNFPLWQVFRFAAPAMMAGNVALLKHAPNTPGCARDIVELFDAADFPTGTFQNLFINERKTEEVIRHSGVAAVTLTGSTGAGRQVASIAGESLKKCVLELGGSDPFVVLADCDLEEVVEKALVGRFQNNGQSCIAAKRFIVEEPVYEAFVTRFKSAIEELKVGDPHDEAVDVGPMARKDLRDELHKQVKRSIRQGARCLVGGHPLEGKGFFYAPTLLVDVAPEMPAFDEETFGPVAAVVRARDVDDAIRLANTSAYGLGASLWTTRSRGQTLVSRFHAGFVAVNEIVKSDPRLPFGGIKDSGFGRELAAEGIHEFTNVKTIYVA; encoded by the coding sequence ATGCGTGCTATCAACCCCGCCACCGAAGAGCTCATCGCCGAGTACCCCCACCACACCAACGATGAGATCATCGCGCGCCTTCACCGCGCCCACGAGGCCTTTGAGCGCTGGCGTCTCACCCCGATCGTGGAGCGCGCCCGGCACTTTCGCCTCCTGGCCGACGAGCTCCGCAGCGGCGTCAGCCACCTAAGCCGTCGGATGACCGACGAGATGGGCAAACCCATCGCTCAGGCCCGCGCCGAGGTCGAAAAATGCGCCTGGGCCTGCGACTACTTCGCCGAGCAGGCCGGCGCCCTGCTGGAAACTCGCCATATCGACACCGAGGCCACCGATTCCTACGTGACCTACGCCCCGCTGGGCCCGGTGCTGGCGATCATGCCCTGGAACTTCCCCCTGTGGCAGGTCTTCCGCTTCGCCGCCCCGGCGATGATGGCCGGCAACGTGGCGCTGCTCAAACACGCGCCCAACACCCCGGGCTGCGCCCGCGACATCGTCGAGCTCTTCGACGCGGCCGACTTCCCCACCGGTACCTTCCAGAACCTCTTCATCAACGAGCGCAAAACCGAAGAGGTGATCCGCCACAGCGGCGTGGCCGCCGTCACGCTCACCGGCTCCACCGGCGCCGGCCGCCAGGTGGCCTCCATCGCCGGCGAGTCGCTCAAGAAATGCGTGCTGGAACTCGGCGGCTCGGATCCCTTTGTGGTGTTGGCCGACTGCGACCTGGAAGAGGTCGTCGAAAAGGCCCTGGTGGGTCGCTTCCAGAACAACGGCCAGAGCTGCATCGCCGCCAAACGCTTCATCGTCGAGGAGCCCGTCTACGAGGCCTTCGTGACCCGCTTCAAAAGCGCGATCGAAGAGCTCAAGGTCGGCGATCCCCACGACGAGGCGGTCGATGTGGGGCCGATGGCCCGCAAAGACCTGCGCGATGAGCTCCATAAGCAGGTCAAACGCAGCATCCGCCAGGGCGCCCGCTGTCTGGTCGGCGGCCACCCCTTAGAGGGCAAGGGCTTCTTCTACGCCCCCACCCTCCTGGTGGACGTCGCCCCCGAGATGCCGGCCTTCGACGAAGAGACCTTCGGGCCGGTGGCCGCGGTGGTGCGCGCCCGCGACGTCGACGACGCCATCCGCCTGGCCAACACCAGCGCCTACGGCCTGGGCGCCAGCCTCTGGACCACCCGCAGCCGTGGCCAGACCCTGGTCTCCCGCTTCCACGCCGGCTTCGTCGCGGTCAACGAGATCGTCAAAAGCGATCCGCGCCTGCCCTTTGGTGGCATCAAAGACTCCGGCTTTGGCCGTGAGCTCGCCGCCGAAGGCATCCACGAGTTCACCAACGTCAAGACCATCTACGTGGCCTGA
- a CDS encoding nucleotidyltransferase domain-containing protein, which produces MQVAQDQIVKKVLARQSYPMLFASVVGSHLYGFPSFDSDHDIRGAHVLPLENVVGLYNERETLELFEHMDGEKIDFVSHDVHKYFTLLLKRNTNVLEQIFSPLVHHRTAYFDELREIAGECITSNHGHAYRGFAQKIWAVFEKQRKLKPLLYVFRTLLTGMYLMETGEVEANIMRLNHRYRLPYLGDLIALKLHGSEETLMEDADMSFYEGEFRRLMRQLDDARFHSDLPEEPRGKPELHDLLVRLRLEYGG; this is translated from the coding sequence ATGCAGGTGGCGCAAGATCAGATCGTTAAAAAAGTCCTCGCCAGGCAGTCCTACCCCATGCTCTTCGCCTCGGTGGTGGGCAGCCATCTCTACGGCTTCCCATCCTTCGACTCCGATCATGACATTCGCGGGGCCCACGTTCTTCCGCTGGAGAATGTGGTGGGGCTCTACAATGAGCGCGAGACCCTCGAGCTCTTTGAGCACATGGATGGCGAGAAGATCGATTTCGTTTCGCACGACGTGCACAAGTATTTCACCCTCTTGCTCAAGCGAAACACCAACGTGCTGGAGCAGATTTTTTCACCCCTGGTGCATCATCGCACGGCCTATTTTGACGAGCTGCGCGAGATCGCCGGGGAGTGCATCACCAGCAACCACGGCCATGCCTACCGCGGGTTTGCCCAGAAGATCTGGGCGGTGTTTGAGAAGCAGCGCAAGCTCAAGCCCCTGCTCTACGTGTTTCGCACGCTCCTGACCGGCATGTACCTGATGGAGACTGGCGAGGTGGAGGCCAATATCATGCGGCTGAACCACCGCTATCGGCTTCCCTACCTGGGGGACCTGATCGCGCTAAAGCTCCACGGCTCCGAAGAGACGCTGATGGAAGACGCCGACATGAGCTTTTACGAAGGGGAGTTTCGCCGGCTGATGCGCCAGCTCGACGACGCGCGCTTCCACAGCGATCTGCCCGAGGAGCCGCGGGGCAAGCCCGAGCTCCACGACCTTCTGGTGCGCCTGCGCCTGGAGTACGGCGGCTGA
- a CDS encoding GNAT family N-acetyltransferase, which translates to MEQLRIEIRPGVGTLDPAAWDALSADTNPFLSHAFLSTLERTGCLDEASGWVPQILCAFADDALVGALPLYLKFHSRGEFVFDWSWAEAAHRAGIPYYPKAVVAVPFSPVTGARVLVRPEAHSPAVMRALVRAAIALADQAGLSSLHFNFIRPEDRALFAELGLPIRAGIQYQWQNHDPVSGAPYTDFDGFLGAFRAKRRATIRRERRELQRAGVRARVLRGDELTDEVMRRMHRYYADTVDKFFYGERYLNEAFFVEIARAMPGALHLMMLEQEGEPFGGAFNLVDDTHLFGRYWGCERQVRFAHFEACIYAPVTWAIAQGLQVFEPGAGGDHKYERGFTPTATYSAHYIRDQRLRLAIQDFLAQEHREVDTRIDALRQIGPLKEG; encoded by the coding sequence ATGGAGCAGCTGCGTATCGAGATTCGCCCGGGCGTGGGCACCCTGGACCCGGCCGCCTGGGACGCGCTGAGCGCGGACACCAACCCCTTTTTGAGCCACGCGTTTTTGAGCACCCTGGAGCGCACCGGCTGCCTGGACGAGGCCAGCGGCTGGGTGCCCCAGATCCTCTGCGCCTTCGCCGACGATGCCCTGGTGGGCGCGCTGCCCCTCTATCTGAAATTCCACTCCCGCGGGGAGTTCGTCTTTGACTGGAGCTGGGCCGAGGCCGCCCACCGCGCCGGCATCCCCTACTACCCCAAGGCCGTGGTCGCGGTGCCCTTTAGCCCGGTCACCGGCGCGCGGGTGCTCGTCAGGCCCGAGGCGCACAGCCCGGCGGTGATGCGCGCCCTGGTGCGCGCGGCCATCGCGCTGGCCGACCAGGCCGGGCTCTCCTCGCTGCACTTTAACTTCATCCGCCCCGAGGACCGCGCCCTCTTCGCCGAACTCGGCCTGCCGATCCGCGCCGGCATCCAGTACCAGTGGCAGAACCACGACCCGGTAAGCGGCGCGCCCTACACCGACTTCGATGGGTTTCTGGGGGCCTTTCGCGCCAAACGCCGGGCGACCATCCGCCGGGAGCGCCGCGAGCTGCAACGCGCCGGGGTGCGCGCCCGGGTGCTGCGCGGCGACGAGCTCACCGACGAGGTGATGCGGCGCATGCACCGCTACTATGCCGACACCGTCGATAAGTTCTTCTACGGGGAGCGCTACCTCAACGAGGCCTTCTTCGTGGAGATCGCCCGCGCGATGCCCGGGGCCCTGCACCTGATGATGCTGGAGCAGGAGGGGGAGCCCTTTGGCGGCGCCTTTAACCTGGTCGACGATACCCACCTCTTCGGGCGCTACTGGGGCTGCGAACGCCAGGTGCGCTTTGCCCACTTTGAGGCCTGCATCTACGCCCCGGTTACGTGGGCGATCGCGCAGGGACTCCAGGTCTTTGAACCCGGGGCCGGCGGCGACCACAAATACGAGCGCGGCTTCACCCCCACGGCCACCTACAGCGCGCACTACATCCGCGACCAACGCCTGCGCCTCGCCATCCAGGACTTTCTGGCCCAGGAACACCGGGAGGTCGACACCCGCATCGACGCGCTCCGCCAGATCGGCCCCCTCAAAGAGGGGTAG
- a CDS encoding ATP-binding cassette domain-containing protein, which translates to MSLVMLNEVTFRVRDRVLLHRVGLEIRPGEVVALMGPGSAGKSTLLQVIAGVRGQGDGERLRGTLHSAQVTLVRQHLAMMAGTVESYLLGRLSGREGLSTRESRELAMQRCAELGMELQESDFDQEVVLLPPPRRAQLAIVGALLEGADVIAVDEPTAQMNEEEAAPLLEMIARARTQSSVVWVSHHQRRVRQVADRVGLVVAGQLVALLPTAEFFGEDAPTPVRHFVRTGGCPRDLIELPEVTEPFDESGTPALRAICVPEPRILSEAPAPAPERAVPAEPKPLPKPATTPGARVLRMPGRRVRAAEPEPANPTARRVLLESLPRVLGLKARSLPPEVQAPRDLGWLITGVLGGSPRPGLHRDDLEDLHALVELGVAHLIDMRAEVTPPPREPVPGLRGHYFPVVDMEVPELPEMARWCVRIEDWLAQGQPVVVHCEAGLGRTGTLLASFLIYHGVAPDQAIKLVRRVRSGSIQSDAQTAFLFEFERWLNTSIRPGLR; encoded by the coding sequence ATGAGTCTGGTGATGTTGAATGAGGTCACGTTCCGGGTGCGCGATCGCGTGCTGCTGCATCGGGTGGGGCTGGAGATCAGGCCTGGTGAGGTCGTCGCGCTGATGGGGCCCGGGAGCGCCGGTAAGTCCACCCTCCTGCAGGTGATCGCCGGGGTGCGGGGGCAGGGGGATGGCGAACGGCTCCGGGGCACGCTGCACTCCGCGCAGGTGACCCTGGTGCGCCAGCACCTGGCGATGATGGCCGGCACCGTGGAGTCGTACCTGCTGGGGCGCCTGTCCGGTCGCGAGGGGTTGAGCACCCGCGAGTCTCGGGAGCTGGCGATGCAACGCTGCGCCGAGCTGGGGATGGAACTCCAGGAGTCCGACTTTGACCAGGAGGTGGTGCTCCTTCCCCCCCCGCGCCGCGCCCAGCTCGCGATCGTCGGGGCGCTGCTGGAGGGGGCGGATGTCATCGCCGTCGATGAGCCCACCGCCCAGATGAACGAAGAGGAGGCCGCTCCCCTCCTGGAGATGATCGCGCGGGCGCGCACCCAGAGCTCGGTGGTCTGGGTCTCGCACCACCAGCGCCGGGTGCGCCAGGTGGCCGATCGCGTGGGGCTGGTGGTCGCCGGCCAGTTGGTGGCGCTCCTGCCCACCGCGGAGTTCTTTGGTGAGGACGCCCCGACGCCGGTGCGCCACTTCGTGCGCACCGGGGGCTGCCCCCGCGACTTAATCGAGCTGCCCGAGGTCACCGAGCCCTTTGACGAGTCCGGCACCCCGGCGCTGCGCGCGATCTGCGTGCCGGAGCCCCGGATCCTCTCGGAGGCGCCGGCGCCGGCCCCCGAACGCGCGGTCCCCGCGGAGCCCAAACCGCTGCCGAAGCCGGCGACGACTCCCGGCGCCCGGGTGCTCCGGATGCCGGGCCGCCGGGTCCGTGCCGCCGAGCCCGAGCCGGCGAACCCGACCGCTCGCCGGGTGCTGCTGGAGAGCCTGCCACGGGTCCTGGGCTTAAAGGCGCGCAGCCTTCCGCCCGAGGTGCAGGCCCCCCGCGATCTGGGCTGGCTGATCACCGGCGTGCTCGGCGGGTCGCCTCGCCCCGGTCTGCACCGCGACGATCTCGAGGATCTGCACGCCCTGGTTGAGCTGGGCGTCGCGCACCTGATCGATATGCGGGCCGAGGTCACCCCGCCGCCCCGCGAGCCGGTGCCCGGGTTGCGGGGCCACTACTTCCCGGTCGTCGATATGGAGGTGCCCGAGCTCCCGGAGATGGCCCGCTGGTGCGTGCGCATCGAGGACTGGCTGGCCCAGGGCCAGCCGGTGGTCGTGCACTGCGAGGCCGGCCTGGGCCGCACCGGCACGCTCCTGGCCAGCTTCCTGATCTACCACGGCGTCGCCCCCGACCAGGCCATCAAGCTGGTGCGCCGCGTGCGTTCGGGCTCGATCCAGAGCGACGCCCAGACCGCGTTTCTTTTTGAGTTTGAGCGCTGGCTCAACACGTCCATTCGCCCGGGGCTTCGGTGA